A genomic region of Phragmites australis chromosome 2, lpPhrAust1.1, whole genome shotgun sequence contains the following coding sequences:
- the LOC133909088 gene encoding putative respiratory burst oxidase homolog protein H has product MAGYGDQRAPLEGITVDGGRAQQQHGAGAGRPPLAPGFARGLMKQPSRLASGVRQFASRVSMKVPEGVSGMRPGRMTRMQSSAQVGLRSLRFLDKTSGSKEGWKSVERRFDEMNKGGRLPKESFGKCIGMGDSREFAGELFVALARRRSLEPEDGITKEQLKEFWEEMTDQNFDSRLRIFFDMCDKNGDGMLTEDEVKEVIILSASANRLAKLKGHAATYASLIMEELDPDDRGYIEIWQLETLLRGMVSAQAPEKLKRTTSSLARTMIPSRYRNPLKRHISKTVDFIHENWKRIWLVTLWLVVNIGLFAYKFEQYKRHAAFQVMGYCVCVAKGAAETLKFNMALILLPVCRNTLTTLRSTALGKVIPFDDNINFHKVIAMSIAIATAIHTLAHVTCDFPRLISCPTDKFMSTLGPNFHYKQPTYRVLLESAPGVTGILMIIIMSFSFTLATHSFRRSVVKLPSPLHYLAGFNAFWYAHHLLVLAYVLLVVHSYFIFLTREWYKKTTWMYLIVPVLFYACERTIRKVRENNYRVSIVKAAIYPGNVLSIHMKKPPGFKYKSGMYLFVKCPDVSPFEWHPFSITSAPGDDYLSVHIRTLGDWTSELRNLFGKACEAQVTSKKATLSRLETTVVADAQIEDTRFPRVLIDGPYGAPAQNYKKYDILLLIGLGIGATPFISILKDLLNNLKNNEEVESIHGSEIGSFKNNGPGRAYFYWVTREQGSFEWFKGVMNDVAESDHNNIIEMHNYLTSVYEEGDARSALIAMVQSLQHAKNGMDIVSGSKIRTHFARPNWRKVFSDLANAHKNSRIGVFYCGSPTLTKQLKDLSKEFSQTTTTRFHFHKENF; this is encoded by the exons ATGGCGGGGTACGGGGACCAGCGGGCGCCGCTGGAGGGCATCACCGTCGACGGGGGCAGGGCACAGCAGCAGCATGGAGCGGGGGCGGGGAGACCCCCGCTGGCGCCCGGGTTCGCGCGCGGGCTGATGAAGCAGCCGTCGCGGCTGGCTTCGGGGGTGCGGCAGTTCGCGTCGCGGGTGTCGATGAAGGTGCCGGAGGGGGTGTCCGGGATGCGGCCGGGCCGGATGACGCGGATGCAGTCCAGCGCGCAGGTGGGGCTGCGAAGCCTGCGCTTCCTCGACAAGACCTCCGGCAGCAAGGAAGGATGGAAGTCCGTTGAGCGTCGCTTCGATGAGATGAACAAGGGCGGCCGACTCCCCAAGGAGAGCTTCGGCAAGTGCATCG GCATGGGGGACTCCAGGGAGTTCGCCGGCGAGCTGTTCGTGGCACTGGCGAGGCGGAGGAGCCTCGAGCCGGAGGACGGCATCACCAAAGAGCAGCTCAAGGAGTTCTGGGAGGAGATGACAGACCAGAACTTTGACTCGCGGCTGCGCATTTTCTTTGACAT GTGCGACAAGAACGGCGATGGGATGCTCACTGAAGATGAGGTTAAAGAG GTTATTATACTGAGCGCGTCGGCGAACAGGCTGGCCAAGTTGAAGGGGCACGCCGCGACCTACGCGTCGCTGATCATGGAGGAGCTCGACCCCGACGACCGCGGCTACATCGAG ATTTGGCAGCTGGAGACGTTGCTCCGGGGGATGGTGAGCGCGCAGGCGCCAGAGAAGCTGAAGCGGACGACGTCGAGCCTGGCGCGCACGATGATTCCGTCGCGGTACCGGAACCCGCTGAAGCGGCATATCTCCAAGACGGTGGACTTCATCCACGAGAACTGGAAGCGGATATGGCTAGTGACGCTGTGGCTGGTGGTCAACATCGGCCTGTTCGCGTACAAGTTCGAGCAGTACAAGCGCCACGCCGCGTTCCAGGTGATGGGCTACTGCGTCTGCGTCGCCAAGGGCGCCGCCGAGACACTCAAGTTCAACATGGCGCTCATCCTGCTGCCGGTCTGCCGGAACACGCTGACGACGCTCAGGTCCACCGCGCTCGGCAAGGTCATACCCTTCGACGACAACATCAACTTCCACAAG GTCATCGCCATGTCAATTGCGATCGCCACGGCGATCCACACGCTTGCTCACGTCACCTGCGACTTCCCAAGGTTGATCAGCTGCCCGACGGACAAGTTCATGTCCACCTTGGGGCCGAACTTTCACTACAAGCAGCCAACGTACCGGGTCCTGCTGGAGAGCGCCCCAGGGGTCACAGGCATCCTCATGATCATCATAATGTCCTTCTCCTTCACGCTGGCGACACACTCCTTCCGGCGGAGCGTGGTAAAGCTGCCGTCACCGCTGCACTACCTGGCCGGTTTCAATGCCTTCTGGTACGCCCACCACCTGCTGGTCCTCGCCTATGTCCTCCTGGTGGTGCACTCCTACTTCATATTCCTCACCAGGGAGTGGTATAAGAAGACG ACATGGATGTACCTGATTGTCCCTGTCCTCTTCTATGCCTGTGAAAGAACTATCAGAAAAGTTCGCGAGAACAACTACCGTGTGAGCATTGTCAAG GCAGCAATTTATCCAGGAAATGTGCTCTCAAttcacatgaagaagccaccgggTTTCAAGTACAAGAGTGGGATGTACCTGTTTGTAAAATGCCCAGATGTCTCGCCTTTCGAATG GCATCCCTTCTCTATTACGTCTGCACCAGGAGACGACTACTTGAGCGTGCATATCCGTACGTTGGGTGACTGGACATCTGAACTTCGGAACCTTTTTGGAAAG GCTTGCGAGGCACAAGTAACTTCCAAGAAGGCTACCCTTTCAAGACTTGAAACTACAGTTGTGGCGGATGCTCAGATAGAGGACACTAG GTTTCCAAGAGTCCTTATAGATGGGCCTTATGGTGCACCAGCACAAAATTACAAGAAATATGACATTCTTTTGCTTATCGGTCTTGGAATTGGAGCAACTCCTTTCATCAGCATACTGAAGGATCTCTTGAACAACTTAAAAAACAACGAA GAGGTGGAAAGCATCCACGGCTCTGAGATAGGCAGCTTCAAGAACAATGGTCCGGGAAGAGCTTATTTCTACTGGGTTACCAGAGAGCAAGGATCCTTCGAATGGTTCAAAGGAGTCATGAATGATGTTGCTGAAAGTGATCACAAT AATATCATAGAGATGCACAATTACCTGACCAGCGTGTATGAAGAAGGGGATGCAAGGTCAGCCCTGATTGCTATGGTTCAATCACTTCAGCATGCCAAAAATGGCATGGACATCGTCTCCGGCAGCAAG ATCCGGACACATTTTGCGAGGCCCAATTGGAGAAAGGTATTCTCTGATTTGGCCAATGCACACAAGAACTCTCGCATAG GTGTTTTCTATTGTGGATCTCCAACCCTCACGAAACAACTCAAGGATCTTTCGAAAGAATTCAGCCAGACAACAACAACTAGGTTCCACTTCCACAAGGAAAACTTCTAA
- the LOC133909089 gene encoding uncharacterized protein LOC133909089, with translation MEGAHGMQKSETASVIKVAKEPAIIINGVPDLPPDCTSITQPEVKNDVESQVDPHFGEWLEGRKVRKLFGDTYYIGKVVKYDNESNWYNIVYDDGDQEDLEWCELEEVLLPLDITIPLKTLVMDKCKLQGTVTEYRPKVGRGRGRPRKVYGTLDGNAKKTSNIVPIPQGNNVGSNQMLMVELENGQGQQSKNVQGLLPASIPNDATSGQLVTVTAEGNARACLQGSNQPRKRGRPRKDRTIPADYQPKRRGRPPKNRSASGNSQSAENTPGSLALVPAQNDTQESSRRENSNLKCSTMTARAEKLKRENLRVQGTPSGT, from the coding sequence ATGGAGGGAGCTCATGGCATGCAAAAGTCAGAAACTGCATCCGTCATCAAAGTTGCCAAAGAGCCTGCCATCATTATCAATGGCGTTCCAGACTTGCCTCCTGATTGCACATCTATTACACAACCTGAGGTAAAAAATGATGTTGAATCTCAAGTTGATCCCCATTTTGGTGAGTGGTTAGAAGGGAGGAAAGTGAGGAAGCTTTTCGGAGACACCTATTACATAGGGAAAGTGGTCAAGTATGACAATGAAAGCAACTGGTATAATATTGTCTACGACGATGGAGACCAGGAAGATCTTGAGTGGTGCGAACTTGAAGAGGTCCTGCTGCCATTGGACATAACCATTCCACTCAAAACACTTGTTATGGACAAATGCAAACTTCAGGGGACAGTTACTGAGTACAGACCTAAGGtgggcagaggcagaggcagaccAAGGAAGGTTTATGGTACATTGGATGGCAATGCCAAGAAAACATCAAATATAGTTCCAATACCCCAAGGAAACAATGTTGGGAGCAATCAGATGTtgatggttgaattggaaaatggTCAAGGCCAACAGTCAAAAAACGTGCAAGGGTTACTTCCAGCATCCATACCCAATGATGCAACGAGTGGTCAGTTAGTGACTGTCACAGCAGAAGGAAATGCTCGAGCATGCTTGCAGGGTAGTAATCAACCTAGAAAGAGGGGCAGGCCTCGAAAAGATAGAACTATACCTGCTGATTATCAACCTAAAAGAAGAGGAAGGCCTCCTAAAAACAGGAGTGCATCTGGAAATTCTCAGAGTGCAGAAAACACACCGGGTTCTCTGGCACTTGTGCCAGCGCAAAATGATACGCAAGAATCTTCCCGAAGAGAGAATAGTAACCTTAAGTGCAGTACAATGACAGCTCGGGCAGAAAaactaaaaagagaaaatttgcGTGTTCAAGGCACACCATCTGGAACTTGA